A window of Piliocolobus tephrosceles isolate RC106 chromosome 13, ASM277652v3, whole genome shotgun sequence contains these coding sequences:
- the ARL2 gene encoding ADP-ribosylation factor-like protein 2 isoform X2, giving the protein MGLLTILKKMKQKERELRLLMLGLDNAGKTTILKKFNGEDIDTISPTLGFNIKTLEHRGFKLNIWDVGGQKSLRSYWRNYFESTDGLIWVVDSADHQRMQDCQRELQSLLVEERLAGATLLIFANKQDLPGALSSNAIREALELDSIRSHHWCIQGCSAVTGENLLPGIDWLLDDISSRIFTAD; this is encoded by the exons ATGGGGCTCCTGACCATTCTGAAGAAGATGAAGCAGAAAGAGCGGGAGCTGCGACTGCTCATGCT TGGCCTGGACAATGCTGGAAAGACGACCATCCTGAAGAAGTTCAATGGGGAGGACATCGACACCATCTCCCCAACGCTGGGCTTCAACATCAAGACCCTGGAGCACCGAGG ATTCAAGCTGAACATCTGGGATGTGGGTGGCCAGAAGTCCCTGCGGTCCTACTGGCGGAACTACTTTGAGAGCACCGACGGCCTCATCTGGGTAGTGGACAGTGCGGACCACCAGCGCATGCAGGACTGCCAGCGGGAGCTCCAGAGCCTGCTGGTGGAGGAG CGCCTGGCCGGAGCAACCCTCCTCATCTTTGCCAACAAGCAGGACCTGCCTGGAGCACTGTCCTCTAATGCCATCCGCGAG GCCCTGGAGCTGGACTCCATCCGCAGCCACCACTGGTGCATCCAGGGCTGCAGCGCCGTCACCGGGGAGAACCTGCTGCCAGGCATCGATtggctcctggatgacatttccAGCCGCATCTTCACAGCTGACTGA
- the ARL2 gene encoding ADP-ribosylation factor-like protein 2 isoform X3 — MGLLTILKKMKQKERELRLLMLGLDNAGKTTILKKFNGEDIDTISPTLGFNIKTLEHRGFKLNIWDVGGQKSLRSYWRNYFESTDGLIWVVDSADHQRMQDCQRELQSLLVEERLAGATLLIFANKQDLPGALSSNAIREANSSQHKQSAFSMLCSLHGLTHFILTTTS, encoded by the exons ATGGGGCTCCTGACCATTCTGAAGAAGATGAAGCAGAAAGAGCGGGAGCTGCGACTGCTCATGCT TGGCCTGGACAATGCTGGAAAGACGACCATCCTGAAGAAGTTCAATGGGGAGGACATCGACACCATCTCCCCAACGCTGGGCTTCAACATCAAGACCCTGGAGCACCGAGG ATTCAAGCTGAACATCTGGGATGTGGGTGGCCAGAAGTCCCTGCGGTCCTACTGGCGGAACTACTTTGAGAGCACCGACGGCCTCATCTGGGTAGTGGACAGTGCGGACCACCAGCGCATGCAGGACTGCCAGCGGGAGCTCCAGAGCCTGCTGGTGGAGGAG CGCCTGGCCGGAGCAACCCTCCTCATCTTTGCCAACAAGCAGGACCTGCCTGGAGCACTGTCCTCTAATGCCATCCGCGAG GCTAACAGTAGCCAGCACAAACAGAGTGCTTTCAGTATGCTCTGCTCCTTGCATGGATTaactcatttcattctcacaacaacctCATGA
- the ARL2 gene encoding ADP-ribosylation factor-like protein 2 isoform X1: MPSASVIANRNQERGPGTGKKRRPGGAPGTMGLLTILKKMKQKERELRLLMLGLDNAGKTTILKKFNGEDIDTISPTLGFNIKTLEHRGFKLNIWDVGGQKSLRSYWRNYFESTDGLIWVVDSADHQRMQDCQRELQSLLVEEVGSSYPLCKCVDIGPPSQQTPLRGFHGPRGKLEAGSIPSLGPHHGRPMVPEAGHMLWTEIELTSLGCYYVNTLSVSFCALKW; encoded by the exons ATGCCGTCGGCGAGCGTGATAGCCAATAGGAACCAGGAGCGGGGTCCCGGGACTGGGAAGAAACGGCGGCCGGGAGGGGCTCCAGGGACCATGGGGCTCCTGACCATTCTGAAGAAGATGAAGCAGAAAGAGCGGGAGCTGCGACTGCTCATGCT TGGCCTGGACAATGCTGGAAAGACGACCATCCTGAAGAAGTTCAATGGGGAGGACATCGACACCATCTCCCCAACGCTGGGCTTCAACATCAAGACCCTGGAGCACCGAGG ATTCAAGCTGAACATCTGGGATGTGGGTGGCCAGAAGTCCCTGCGGTCCTACTGGCGGAACTACTTTGAGAGCACCGACGGCCTCATCTGGGTAGTGGACAGTGCGGACCACCAGCGCATGCAGGACTGCCAGCGGGAGCTCCAGAGCCTGCTGGTGGAGGAGGTGGGCAGCTCCTACCCTTTGTGCAAATGTGTGGACATAGGGCCGCCTTCTCAGCAGACGCCCCTCAGAGGGTTCCATGGCCCCAGAGGGAAACTAGAGGCAGGATCCATTCCTTCACTGGGCCCCCACCATGGGAGGCCCATGGTGCCAGAGGCAGGACACATGCTGTGGACTGAGATTGAGTTAACGTCCCTGGGATGTTACTACGTCAATACCCTGAGCGTCAGTTTCTGTGCCTTGAAATGGTGA